In Chryseobacterium camelliae, one DNA window encodes the following:
- a CDS encoding ExbD/TolR family protein, protein MARVKPKRHGVVTDMTAMCDVAFLLLTFFILTTQFKKPDVEQIKPPSSISEKLLPDASLMTINATPDGKFYFQPVENASERLQLLDNMGKKYGITFDNNEKAAFQKVQAIGVPMNQLKSYLDLSDEEQKNFKSPTGIPMDSTNKQLVDWVQQSLSVNPDYKLAIKGDVTTQYPKVKSLFEGLRDIDFLKFWLITSQEGKPNE, encoded by the coding sequence ATGGCGAGAGTCAAACCTAAAAGACATGGAGTAGTGACGGATATGACGGCAATGTGTGACGTTGCGTTCCTGCTGCTTACATTCTTTATCCTGACCACTCAGTTTAAAAAGCCTGACGTGGAGCAGATTAAACCGCCATCTTCAATATCAGAGAAGTTACTTCCAGATGCCAGCTTGATGACCATCAACGCGACACCAGACGGGAAATTCTATTTCCAGCCGGTAGAAAATGCATCAGAAAGATTACAGCTTTTAGACAATATGGGTAAAAAGTACGGAATTACTTTTGACAATAACGAAAAGGCTGCATTCCAGAAAGTACAGGCAATTGGGGTTCCTATGAACCAGCTGAAGAGCTATCTCGATTTGTCAGATGAGGAGCAGAAAAATTTCAAGAGTCCTACCGGGATTCCTATGGATAGTACAAATAAGCAATTAGTAGATTGGGTACAGCAGAGTCTGAGCGTTAATCCGGATTACAAACTAGCAATCAAAGGAGACGTTACTACCCAGTATCCTAAAGTTAAAAGCTTATTTGAGGGTTTAAGAGATATTGATTTTCTTAAATTTTGGTTGATTACATCACAAGAAGGTAAACCTAATGAATAA